ACTCCGACGCAGCACCTGCTCGGCCTCACGCTGACCGGGCTGCTCGTCACCGGCCTCGCGGGCCGCACGCTGCTGCGTATCCAGCCACCGAAATCAGCCCCGAAATCACCCGGGAGTGCACCGCGGGGGGAGTCCGCGCCGCGCCGGCCGGGATCCCGTACCCGCCCCCTCGTGATCACCTTCGGCCTCATCGCGCTGTGCACGGCCTATGGCGAGGGCGCCCTGGCCGACTGGAGCGCGCTGCACCTGGAGCAGGATCTGGACGCCACGGCGGGTGTCGCGGCGGTCGGCTATTCCTGCTTCGCGCTCGCCATGACCATCGGGCGGCTCACCGGCACCCAACTGCTCGAACGCCTCGGCCAGACACGCACGTTGGTGTACGGCGGCACGACCGCCGCCGCCGGCATGCTGCTCGGCGCCCTCGCTCCCGCCCTCTGGGCGGCCCTCCTCGGTTTCGTGATCGCCGGACTCGGTCTGGCCAATCTCTTCCCTGTCGCCGTCGAACGCGCGGGCGCGCTGGCCGGCCCCGACGGTGTCGCCGTCGCGTCCACGTTCGGCTACGGCGGCATGCTCCTGGGACCGCCCGCCATCGGGTTCATGGCGGACTGGTTCTCCCTTCCCACCGCCCTCACCAGCGTTGCGGCACTGGCGGCGTCGGCCGCACTCATCGCCGTCGTGACACGACGTGCGGCGGCCGGCTGAGGCGCGGATGCCCGGCGACGGAGTCGGCACTCGCAGGAGGCCGCGGGCTCGTATCGAGAGGTTTGCGTCGTGACGAATCGGTGAGGCGCACGAGATGTCGCGCCGCTTCGTCACAGCAGTCACTCCCGTAAGACCAAGACCTGTATCCAACTGCCCGGTAGGACCTGCGTCCCACCGCGCTCATCCGCTGCGCTGTACGCAGGGGGCGGTGTGGTGAACCGGGCCACGGACACCGCACGCGACCGCGACGAGGCCCCGGCGCTGGAAGGAACGAAGCAGCGCGACGCGTTCTTCGACAACGCCAAGTATCTGGCGATCGTGCTGGTGGCGATGGGGCACGCCTGGGAGCCACTGCGCGACGGAAGCCGGACCGTCATGGCGCTCTACACGCTCGTGTACGCCTTCCACATGCCGGCGTTCATCGTCATCTCCGGCTATTTCTCGCGTGGTTTCGACGCGCGCCCGGAGCAGCTCAAACGGCTGGTGACCGGTCTGGTCGTCCCGTACGTCGTGTTCGAGACGGCATACACCCTCTTCACCAGGTGGACCGACCAGGTGCCGGACCGCCCCGTCACCTTGCTGGATCCCCTGTATCTGACGTGGTTCCTGGTGGCGTTGTTCATCTGGCGGCTGACCACGCCGCTGTGGCGGTCGGTGCGCCGGCCCCTGCCGGTCGCGCTCGCCGTCGCGATGCTGGCGACCCTGGGGCCGAGCATCGGCAACGACCTCGATCTGCAGCGCACCTTGCAGTTCCTGCCGTACTTCGTGCTGGGCCTGTACCTGAAGCCCGAGCACTTCCGGCTGGTCCGGCGGCGCGCGGTGCGGATTGGGGCCGTGCCGGTGTTCATGGGCGCGTTCGTCGCGGCGTACTGGGCGGTACCCCGGATGAGCAGTGCCTGGTTCTACCACCGTGACAGCGCCCAGGAACTCGGCGCACCGGCCTGGTACGGGCCCGTGATGACGCTGGTCACCTTCGGCTGCTCGATGCTCCTTGTGGCCTGTTTCCTCGCCTGGGTGCCGGGGCGGCGCATGTGGTTCACCGTGCTGGGCGCAGGCACTCTGTACGGCTATCTGCTGCACGGGTTCGTGGCTCAGGGCGCCAAGTTCTGGGGCTGGTACGCCCCCGCCTGGGTTCATGGGCCGCTGGGCTGCATCGCCGTCACCGTGGTGGCGGCCGGTGTCGTCACCGTGCTGTGCACCCCGCCCGTACGGCAGGTCTTCCGCTTCGCCGTGGAACCGAGGATCAGCTGGGCGTTCCGGCAGGACGCGTTCCGAGGGCGCCCCCACCCGGCCGTCGCACCATGTAGAGATCGATCGGGTCCTGAGCTTCTACGGTGAACCCGTGGCGCTCGTACAGCCGTCGGGCGGCGCTGCCCTGGAGGACGTTCAGGCGGACGGGCATGTGGTCGGCGTCGATCCGCTGCAGCAGAGTGCTCAGGACGGCCGATCCGAGTCCCCGGCCCTGGAGACGCGGAGCGAGATAGAAGTGCTCCAGCCACCGCCCGTCCTCGGCCGGGCGCACGGTGACGCAGCCCGCGAAGGCGCCCTCGGCCACGATGACCGACGTGTGCTGCGGGGAGAAGGAATCCCGCAGCCGCTGCCGGACCCGATGCTCGTCGAACCGTCCCAACCGCTCCAGATCCGGGCGCATCACCGTCGCCCGCAGCTCCGCGATCGCCTCGACATCCGCCGGCTCAGCGGAACGCAGGGCCCATTCCATGGGACGGCCCGATGCGTTTCCGCG
This genomic window from Streptomyces sp. DG2A-72 contains:
- a CDS encoding acyltransferase family protein; translation: MEGTKQRDAFFDNAKYLAIVLVAMGHAWEPLRDGSRTVMALYTLVYAFHMPAFIVISGYFSRGFDARPEQLKRLVTGLVVPYVVFETAYTLFTRWTDQVPDRPVTLLDPLYLTWFLVALFIWRLTTPLWRSVRRPLPVALAVAMLATLGPSIGNDLDLQRTLQFLPYFVLGLYLKPEHFRLVRRRAVRIGAVPVFMGAFVAAYWAVPRMSSAWFYHRDSAQELGAPAWYGPVMTLVTFGCSMLLVACFLAWVPGRRMWFTVLGAGTLYGYLLHGFVAQGAKFWGWYAPAWVHGPLGCIAVTVVAAGVVTVLCTPPVRQVFRFAVEPRISWAFRQDAFRGRPHPAVAPCRDRSGPELLR
- a CDS encoding MFS transporter, yielding MPGSRSDLTRLRIALTVFFALDGFVFAGWVVRIPAIKEQTSASSSALGLALLGVSAGAVVTMMVTGRLCRRFGTHPMTVICGILLSLSVALPPLTHSAPALGAVLLVFGAAYGGINVAFNSAAVDLVQALQRPVMPSFHAAFSLGGMIGAGLGALVAGALTPTQHLLGLTLTGLLVTGLAGRTLLRIQPPKSAPKSPGSAPRGESAPRRPGSRTRPLVITFGLIALCTAYGEGALADWSALHLEQDLDATAGVAAVGYSCFALAMTIGRLTGTQLLERLGQTRTLVYGGTTAAAGMLLGALAPALWAALLGFVIAGLGLANLFPVAVERAGALAGPDGVAVASTFGYGGMLLGPPAIGFMADWFSLPTALTSVAALAASAALIAVVTRRAAAG
- a CDS encoding GNAT family N-acetyltransferase produces the protein MEWALRSAEPADVEAIAELRATVMRPDLERLGRFDEHRVRQRLRDSFSPQHTSVIVAEGAFAGCVTVRPAEDGRWLEHFYLAPRLQGRGLGSAVLSTLLQRIDADHMPVRLNVLQGSAARRLYERHGFTVEAQDPIDLYMVRRPGGGALGTRPAGTPS